In a genomic window of Fusobacterium sp. FSA-380-WT-3A:
- a CDS encoding SIR2 family protein, with product MDFFENIKLEKKINLITENFYKNLDSYPSRNELSNFLIETFDFSDIDNIENNSLLEVSQIFVDKVISTKQNIFKNLQSLYPEKEIEIKYLDSLIKEDKISSILNINYDTLFYNDEKIKKLSPFDKDTFAIGKTKLYKPLGELDSIDTCIITSQDLKKLKVLPFYKNYFNSIRYDLKLRTNIICAFDLKDSDFFEILEFIFGDFPNLLKDVYLVTNESITNSKVLDFIKKYNIQILNYESSVFFRKLYNCFNDIEDADDEISEIETPQEIIENSISIIEEEDSNEEVTNTTENLNTISEEISENMENPVALAENSNLDINPIFEDTNKSELISGKKEEIIKTEIENKILESEIITEEVIDIDSPMEDSNREVQFSLFDNIQEEKFNKEEEYIPQDVILENNKFSLETGLEKKYSSLSLNKFPLISTNLPENIVFDDIGIVGNAEMKIGEFSNNCFIRILSNKINNISLLEIKSRDLKLRFSIINNTPETIKVTSDYFYYEIFSTTTLGRAIVVLEMLESLFSEVPMEFAFKNLAGKITLNNISEVVKIKTIHSLFSAAKEENLKVQMDKLENIDNIFYLLNLELLLKDEHFSTWCDYEVDKTYLHSQDKITFKRLHHLDKKSLIEETIVLKSPVSEKDISENKIIGKRKVCTVYLKKLRGEF from the coding sequence ATGGACTTTTTTGAAAATATAAAACTAGAGAAAAAAATTAATTTAATAACAGAGAATTTTTATAAAAATTTAGATTCCTATCCAAGTAGGAATGAATTATCTAATTTTCTTATAGAAACTTTTGATTTTTCAGATATTGATAATATAGAAAATAATTCTTTATTAGAAGTATCTCAAATTTTTGTAGATAAAGTTATTTCTACAAAACAAAATATATTTAAAAATCTTCAATCTCTTTATCCAGAAAAAGAAATTGAAATCAAATATCTTGACTCTCTTATAAAGGAAGATAAAATTTCATCTATTCTTAATATTAACTATGATACTTTGTTTTATAATGATGAGAAAATTAAAAAACTTTCTCCATTTGATAAAGATACTTTTGCTATTGGAAAAACTAAACTTTATAAGCCTTTAGGAGAATTAGATTCTATTGATACTTGTATTATTACTAGTCAAGATTTGAAAAAATTAAAAGTTCTTCCTTTTTATAAAAATTATTTTAACAGTATCCGTTATGATTTAAAGTTAAGAACAAATATTATTTGTGCTTTTGATTTAAAAGATTCTGATTTTTTTGAAATTCTTGAATTTATATTTGGAGATTTTCCAAATTTATTAAAAGATGTATATCTAGTTACAAATGAAAGTATTACTAATTCAAAAGTTTTAGATTTTATAAAAAAATATAATATTCAGATTTTAAATTATGAGTCTTCTGTATTTTTTAGAAAACTTTATAACTGCTTCAATGATATAGAGGATGCTGATGATGAAATTTCTGAAATAGAAACTCCTCAAGAAATTATTGAAAATTCAATTTCTATAATTGAAGAAGAGGATTCTAATGAAGAGGTAACAAACACTACAGAAAATTTAAATACAATCTCTGAAGAAATTTCTGAAAATATGGAAAATCCAGTTGCTTTAGCTGAAAATTCTAATCTAGATATCAATCCAATCTTTGAAGATACTAATAAATCTGAATTAATATCTGGAAAAAAAGAAGAAATTATTAAAACTGAGATAGAAAATAAAATTTTAGAATCTGAAATAATTACAGAGGAAGTTATAGATATTGACTCTCCTATGGAAGATTCAAATAGAGAGGTACAATTTTCTTTATTTGATAATATTCAAGAAGAAAAATTTAATAAAGAAGAGGAATACATCCCTCAAGATGTAATTTTAGAAAATAATAAATTTTCTTTAGAAACTGGATTAGAAAAAAAATATTCCTCTTTATCTCTTAATAAATTTCCTCTAATTTCCACTAATTTGCCAGAAAATATAGTTTTTGATGATATTGGAATTGTAGGAAATGCTGAAATGAAAATAGGAGAATTCTCTAATAATTGTTTCATTAGAATTCTTTCTAACAAAATTAACAATATCTCTCTTTTGGAGATTAAATCTAGAGATTTAAAATTAAGATTTAGTATAATAAATAATACTCCTGAAACAATTAAAGTTACAAGTGATTATTTTTACTATGAAATTTTCTCTACAACTACTCTTGGAAGAGCTATTGTAGTATTAGAAATGTTAGAATCTTTATTTTCAGAAGTACCTATGGAGTTTGCTTTTAAAAATCTAGCTGGAAAAATTACTCTTAATAATATTTCAGAAGTTGTTAAAATAAAAACTATCCATTCATTATTTAGTGCAGCTAAAGAGGAAAATTTAAAAGTACAAATGGATAAATTGGAAAATATAGATAACATTTTCTATCTACTTAACCTTGAACTTTTATTAAAAGATGAACACTTCTCAACTTGGTGTGATTATGAAGTTGATAAAACTTATTTACATAGCCAAGATAAAATTACTTTTAAACGTCTACACCATTTAGATAAAAAATCTTTAATTGAAGAAACAATAGTTTTAAAATCTCCTGTTTCTGAAAAGGATATTTCTGAAAATAAGATTATAGGTAAAAGAAAAGTTTGTACTGTTTATCTAAAAAAATTAAGAGGTGAATTCTAA
- a CDS encoding RelA/SpoT domain-containing protein gives MLDKDKFLKEFSISEETFLATGLQWKDLEEIYDDYIRIIPFLEKKADEFTFELIDSKAVHSVRRRVKKPTHLIEKIIRKGKKYSDKNINVNNYKKIITDLIGVRVLHLFKEDWIEVHKEILNNWEVAETPQVNVRPGDYNTELLEKALSNLNCELIIREHGYRSVHYLIENYIEEIDDIVYTEMQVRTVFEEAWSEIDHIIRYPYDLNNPILNEYLSIFNRIVGSADEMGTFIKNLKPTVSEGFGPFSDRELDNKFK, from the coding sequence ATGCTTGACAAAGATAAATTTCTTAAGGAATTTTCTATTAGTGAAGAAACTTTTTTAGCTACTGGTCTTCAATGGAAAGATTTAGAAGAAATTTATGATGATTATATTAGAATTATTCCTTTTTTAGAAAAAAAAGCTGACGAATTTACATTTGAATTAATTGACTCTAAAGCTGTTCATTCAGTTAGAAGAAGAGTTAAAAAACCAACTCATCTTATAGAAAAAATTATTAGAAAAGGGAAAAAATATTCTGATAAAAATATTAATGTTAATAATTATAAAAAAATTATTACTGACCTTATTGGAGTTAGAGTTCTTCATCTTTTTAAAGAAGATTGGATTGAAGTTCATAAAGAGATACTAAATAATTGGGAGGTTGCTGAGACCCCACAAGTAAATGTAAGACCTGGTGATTATAATACAGAATTATTAGAAAAAGCTTTATCTAATCTTAATTGTGAACTTATTATAAGAGAACATGGTTATCGTTCTGTACATTACTTAATCGAAAATTATATTGAAGAAATTGATGATATAGTTTATACAGAAATGCAAGTTAGGACAGTATTTGAAGAAGCTTGGAGTGAAATAGACCATATTATCAGATATCCTTATGATTTAAATAATCCAATTTTAAATGAATATTTAAGTATATTTAATAGGATTGTTGGAAGTGCTGATGAGATGGGGACATTTATAAAAAATTTGAAACCTACAGTTAGTGAA